From a single Calothrix sp. NIES-2098 genomic region:
- a CDS encoding alkaline phosphatase: MEFMHCDRLLKHRCRRRSFLLGAGLFTGLAMTSQWRPAIAKPKLSGYPFSLGVASGDPLPDGVVLWTRLAPNPLNGGGMPLENVVVRWEVALDDNMKKVVQKGKALATPELAHSVHVDVRGLEPERWYWYQFRVGDEVSPIGRTRTAGAFHRSLKQLNFAFVSCQDWQNGYYTAYRHLAEEELDLVVHLGDYIYESASQPGGARQHNSPETFSLIDYRNRYALYKTDSNLQAAHAAFPWIVTWDDHDVDDNYANLIPGDNQTQEAFVIRRANAYQAYYEHMPLRESSLPNKSNMQLYRRLTFGDLAEFNVLDTRQYRTDQPCNDGIKPRCVQAFDANATMTGKEQEQWLFQGLDKSRSRWNVIAQQTMLAEYDFDPRPDIGVFIMDQWDGYVAARNRLLNFLQQRQPSNPVVITGDFHASWVHDLKADFNNPASITVGTEFVGTSISSDFPAEFIAPVQAALIDNPHTKFFDGASRGYVRCKLTPERWQSDYRAVSTIISPNASISTLASFVVQNGQPGAQRA, translated from the coding sequence ATGGAATTCATGCATTGCGATCGCCTACTCAAGCATCGTTGCAGACGCCGGAGTTTTTTGTTAGGTGCAGGATTATTCACAGGGTTAGCGATGACTAGCCAATGGCGTCCAGCAATAGCAAAACCTAAGCTTTCTGGCTATCCGTTTAGCCTCGGTGTCGCCTCTGGCGATCCTTTACCGGATGGTGTGGTGTTATGGACGCGACTAGCTCCCAATCCCCTCAATGGTGGGGGAATGCCATTAGAAAATGTTGTAGTGCGGTGGGAAGTTGCGCTTGATGACAATATGAAAAAAGTTGTGCAAAAAGGTAAAGCCTTAGCAACTCCAGAACTAGCACATTCAGTACACGTTGATGTGCGTGGGTTGGAGCCTGAGCGTTGGTACTGGTATCAGTTTAGAGTAGGTGATGAAGTTAGTCCCATTGGACGAACTCGCACAGCTGGCGCATTCCACCGTTCTCTCAAACAGCTTAACTTTGCCTTTGTTTCCTGCCAAGATTGGCAAAACGGCTATTACACAGCTTATCGACATCTAGCTGAAGAAGAACTTGATTTGGTTGTGCATCTTGGTGACTATATTTACGAATCCGCCTCCCAACCCGGAGGAGCACGCCAACATAACAGTCCGGAAACCTTCTCCCTTATCGACTATCGTAACCGTTACGCTTTATACAAGACCGACTCGAATCTGCAAGCGGCTCATGCTGCCTTTCCTTGGATAGTAACGTGGGACGATCATGACGTTGATGACAACTACGCTAACTTAATACCTGGAGATAACCAAACTCAGGAAGCATTTGTAATTAGGCGAGCTAATGCTTATCAAGCATACTACGAACATATGCCATTACGGGAGTCTTCTCTGCCCAACAAGTCAAATATGCAACTTTATCGGCGGTTGACTTTCGGTGATTTGGCTGAGTTCAATGTCTTGGATACCCGCCAGTATCGCACTGACCAACCTTGTAATGACGGAATAAAACCCCGTTGCGTCCAAGCTTTTGATGCCAATGCTACGATGACGGGGAAAGAGCAAGAGCAGTGGTTATTTCAAGGGTTAGATAAATCGCGATCGCGTTGGAATGTAATAGCTCAACAAACTATGCTAGCTGAATATGATTTCGATCCTCGCCCCGATATCGGAGTATTCATCATGGATCAGTGGGATGGCTACGTAGCAGCGCGAAATCGACTCTTGAACTTTCTGCAACAGCGCCAACCTTCCAACCCAGTGGTAATTACCGGAGACTTCCACGCTAGTTGGGTACACGACCTCAAAGCAGACTTCAACAACCCAGCCTCCATTACAGTTGGTACAGAGTTTGTCGGAACCTCAATCTCCTCTGATTTTCCTGCCGAATTTATCGCCCCAGTTCAAGCCGCCTTAATAGATAATCCTCACACAAAATTCTTTGATGGCGCTTCTCGCGGCTACGTCCGCTGCAAGCTGACGCCAGAACGCTGGCAGAGCGATTACCGTGCTGTATCAACTATCATTAGTCCTAATGCTTCTATTAGTACTCTAGCTTCGTTTGTAGTACAAAACGGGCAACCAGGCGCACAACGGGCATAA